The Helianthus annuus cultivar XRQ/B chromosome 16, HanXRQr2.0-SUNRISE, whole genome shotgun sequence genome includes a window with the following:
- the LOC110919651 gene encoding uncharacterized protein LOC110919651 codes for MVVCTCGASTSLRTSWTTQNPGRRFHRCNKPSSCGFVAWAEPPKIENPAVMIPAVLDTIKRHEENARQMFARNMKLEEEAKKLAQEKKMLKVILGFSFLLFMFYYVKSG; via the coding sequence ATGGTGGTTTGCACTTGTGGAGCCTCAACGTCACTGAGAACCTCATGGACAACACAAAATCCAGGTCGTCGTTTTCACCGGTGCAACAAACCATCAAGCTGTGGATTTGTTGCTTGGGCTGAGCCACCGAAGATTGAGAATCCGGCTGTGATGATTCCTGCAGTGTTGGACACCATCAAGCGGCATGAAGAGAATGCAAGACAGATGTTTGCTCGGAACATGAAGCTTGAAGAAGAAGCTAAAAAATTGGCACAGGAGAAGAAGATGCTTAAAGTTATCTTAGGTTTCAGTTTTTTGTTGTTCATGTTTTACTATGTTAAGTCTGGTTAG